The following are encoded in a window of Alphaproteobacteria bacterium genomic DNA:
- a CDS encoding cold-shock protein, translated as MTTGTVKWFNATKGYGFIAPDNGNNDVFVHISEVEKAGLSQLNDGQKVSFEIADNNGKQAAANITLADA; from the coding sequence ATGACGACAGGTACAGTAAAGTGGTTTAACGCCACAAAAGGATACGGTTTTATTGCTCCAGATAACGGAAACAATGATGTATTCGTTCATATTAGTGAAGTTGAAAAGGCAGGATTGTCTCAACTGAATGATGGACAGAAAGTAAGTTTTGAGATTGCTGACAATAATGGCAAGCAAGCTGCTGCTAACATTACTCTAGCGGACGCGTAA
- a CDS encoding replicative DNA helicase: MAQIAAQKTEATKQVVAVQPTPEVKDDYRLPPRNYEAEQALLGALLHNNGSFEKVSEFLIPDHFADPVHGRIYGAIGRLIERGQVADPITLKDHFNQDGELEEVGGWEYLVKLLESVISIVNVQDYGKLIHDLYLRRELITFGEEVILEAHEHNLEASANNLIEKSEQHLFDLATTGQLDRGFQPFSQALTDAIETAQIAYNSDSTVVGTTTGLKDLDSWLGGLHPSDLLILAGRPSMGKTALATNIAFNAAKAMLEKSSNGAKVAFFSLEMSAEQLATRLLSQEAEVTSDKIRRGEIRKDDFPKFVKVSRTLSSLPLFIDDTPALTVSALRTRARRLLRKEGLGLIVVDYLQLLNPPIGNGRRQDGRVQEISEITRCLKALAKELHVPILALSQLSRAVEQRDDKRPQLADLRESGSIEQDADVVMFIYREEYYESRKKPKEGTEKHLEWQQNMERIYNQADVIIAKQRHGPIGTIKLFNDSRFTKFSDLVTQNHLPTTK, encoded by the coding sequence ATGGCACAAATAGCTGCTCAAAAAACTGAGGCGACCAAACAGGTTGTTGCTGTCCAGCCTACGCCTGAAGTAAAGGACGACTACCGCCTTCCTCCCCGAAACTACGAAGCTGAGCAAGCTCTGCTTGGCGCGCTCCTGCATAATAATGGTAGTTTCGAAAAGGTTTCTGAGTTCCTTATTCCCGATCATTTTGCAGATCCAGTTCACGGTCGAATTTATGGTGCTATCGGTCGTCTGATCGAAAGAGGTCAGGTTGCCGATCCTATTACACTGAAAGACCACTTCAATCAGGACGGAGAACTGGAAGAAGTTGGTGGATGGGAATATTTGGTAAAGCTTTTAGAATCGGTCATTTCCATTGTTAATGTTCAGGATTATGGCAAGCTGATTCACGACTTATATCTACGCCGGGAACTTATCACTTTCGGAGAAGAAGTTATTCTAGAGGCCCATGAGCACAACTTAGAAGCTTCTGCCAATAATCTTATTGAAAAATCCGAGCAGCATCTATTTGATCTGGCAACAACGGGACAATTAGACCGTGGGTTTCAGCCCTTTTCTCAAGCTTTAACCGATGCCATTGAAACAGCGCAAATCGCATATAACTCTGATAGTACAGTGGTGGGTACAACTACTGGTTTAAAAGATCTGGATAGCTGGTTAGGTGGCCTTCATCCCTCTGACTTGCTCATTTTAGCGGGCCGACCCTCTATGGGTAAAACGGCCCTCGCCACAAACATCGCCTTCAATGCGGCAAAAGCCATGCTTGAAAAGTCAAGCAATGGCGCAAAGGTTGCCTTCTTTTCCCTAGAAATGTCAGCTGAACAATTAGCCACGCGTCTTCTCTCCCAAGAAGCCGAGGTTACATCAGATAAGATCCGCCGAGGTGAAATTAGGAAGGACGACTTTCCTAAGTTTGTTAAAGTAAGTCGCACCTTGTCTTCTCTTCCCTTATTCATTGACGACACACCCGCCCTTACGGTCAGTGCTCTCCGAACAAGGGCCCGCCGCCTTTTGCGTAAAGAAGGGCTAGGACTTATTGTTGTTGACTATCTACAGCTCCTCAACCCACCCATTGGGAATGGACGGCGTCAAGATGGACGCGTTCAGGAAATATCTGAGATTACCCGTTGTCTCAAAGCCCTGGCTAAAGAGCTCCATGTGCCTATCTTAGCCTTATCCCAACTTTCGCGTGCCGTTGAACAAAGGGACGATAAACGACCTCAACTTGCAGATCTAAGGGAATCTGGCTCTATTGAGCAGGATGCAGATGTGGTTATGTTCATCTATCGGGAAGAGTACTATGAATCTCGGAAAAAGCCAAAAGAAGGCACTGAAAAGCACCTTGAATGGCAACAGAACATGGAAAGAATATACAACCAAGCCGACGTCATCATTGCAAAGCAACGTCACGGCCCCATCGGCACCATAAAACTCTTCAATGATAGCCGCTTTACTAAATTCAGTGATTTAGTCACTCAAAATCATCTCCCGACAACTAAGTAG
- the mtaB gene encoding tRNA (N(6)-L-threonylcarbamoyladenosine(37)-C(2))-methylthiotransferase MtaB, which produces MKEAIDIVTFGCRLNTYESEVMRRLSKEAGLRNAVIFNTCAVTQEAERQARQAIRKIRREQPDTEIIVTGCAAQINPELYASMAEVDRVIGNDEKLKANSFTAHPHEKIMVNDIMSVKETASHMVSGFEGKARAFVQIQNGCDHRCTFCTIPFGRGNSRSQPIGAITQQTKELVQNGYNEIVLTGVDITAYGADLPGQPTLGQMIRRLFVQVPDLKRLRLSSLDPVEIDEDLYKLIENESRLMPHFHLSLQSGDTMILKRMKRRHVREDIIACCDKIRSLRSDAVFGADIIAGFPTESDKMFENTRALVEKQRLIHLHVFPYSERPGTPAARMPAVPKETRKKRATTLRQLGQQTLQDYLKTLVGQEISILIESENKGRSEQYASVILDEKTLPGSIQTAYIHGTENGILKGTLRG; this is translated from the coding sequence ATGAAAGAAGCCATAGATATTGTAACCTTTGGTTGCCGACTGAATACATATGAATCGGAAGTTATGCGCCGCCTTTCAAAGGAAGCCGGGTTAAGGAATGCTGTCATCTTTAACACATGTGCGGTCACTCAAGAAGCTGAGCGCCAAGCTCGCCAAGCTATTCGCAAAATCAGAAGAGAACAACCCGATACAGAAATCATCGTCACGGGCTGTGCCGCCCAAATTAACCCTGAACTCTATGCGAGTATGGCAGAAGTGGACCGGGTAATTGGGAACGATGAGAAGCTCAAAGCAAACAGCTTTACAGCTCATCCTCATGAGAAAATCATGGTAAACGATATTATGTCGGTCAAAGAAACTGCCTCTCACATGGTGTCTGGATTTGAAGGGAAGGCTCGGGCGTTTGTTCAAATCCAAAACGGCTGTGATCATCGCTGCACTTTTTGCACCATTCCTTTTGGCCGAGGTAACAGTCGAAGTCAGCCCATCGGTGCCATCACCCAGCAAACAAAAGAATTGGTCCAGAATGGATACAATGAAATTGTCCTAACGGGTGTCGACATTACGGCCTATGGTGCAGATCTTCCTGGCCAACCCACCCTGGGACAGATGATTCGACGACTTTTTGTACAAGTCCCCGATCTCAAAAGATTAAGGCTCTCTTCTCTTGATCCAGTCGAGATTGATGAGGATCTCTATAAACTCATTGAGAATGAGTCAAGGCTCATGCCCCACTTTCACCTCAGTCTCCAATCAGGCGACACCATGATCTTAAAACGCATGAAAAGACGGCACGTACGAGAGGATATCATAGCCTGCTGTGATAAAATCCGCTCTCTAAGGTCAGATGCAGTATTTGGAGCCGATATTATCGCTGGCTTTCCAACTGAATCAGACAAAATGTTTGAAAACACCCGCGCCCTTGTCGAGAAACAAAGGTTGATCCATCTCCATGTATTTCCCTACTCCGAACGGCCTGGCACGCCCGCCGCTCGCATGCCAGCAGTTCCTAAAGAAACCCGTAAGAAGCGAGCTACTACCCTTAGACAACTCGGCCAACAAACCCTTCAAGATTACTTGAAAACCTTAGTTGGACAAGAAATCTCTATTCTCATTGAGTCAGAAAACAAAGGTCGCTCCGAACAATATGCTTCGGTTATTCTGGATGAGAAAACACTTCCCGGAAGCATTCAAACAGCCTATATTCATGGAACTGAAAATGGCATATTGAAAGGAACTCTCAGGGGATGA